In one window of Opitutus sp. GAS368 DNA:
- the dapF gene encoding diaminopimelate epimerase, with translation MRFFKYHALGNDYLVMNPADYPGWEQPTPEQIRAICHRNFGAGSDGILWGPLRASQARFGLRIFNPDGSEAEKSGNGLRIFSRYLYDQKLAGDQPFTIETPGGVVESRVLQHGQLITVEMGRVTFQSDRIPVAGPVREVLGEKFTIQGREFTFNAAGIGNPHCVIVLPEISAALAKQYGPDIEVHKNFPNRINVQFLRVLDRQNVRIEIWERGAGYTLASGSSSSASAAVAHKLGLVDAKLTVHMPGGRIGIEIAPDFAIRMTGPTTRVAEGRLDVELFSITV, from the coding sequence ATGCGCTTTTTCAAATACCACGCCCTCGGCAACGATTACCTGGTGATGAACCCGGCCGACTACCCCGGCTGGGAGCAGCCCACCCCCGAGCAGATCCGCGCCATCTGCCACCGCAACTTCGGCGCCGGTTCCGACGGCATCCTCTGGGGGCCGCTCCGCGCCTCGCAGGCCCGGTTCGGCCTCCGTATCTTCAACCCGGACGGCTCCGAGGCGGAGAAATCCGGCAACGGCCTGCGCATCTTCTCCCGCTACCTTTACGACCAGAAGCTCGCCGGCGACCAGCCCTTCACCATCGAGACCCCCGGCGGGGTCGTCGAGTCCCGCGTCCTGCAGCACGGCCAGTTGATCACGGTAGAGATGGGCCGCGTCACTTTTCAGAGCGACCGCATCCCCGTCGCCGGCCCGGTGCGCGAGGTGCTCGGGGAAAAATTCACGATCCAGGGCCGCGAGTTCACGTTCAACGCCGCCGGCATCGGCAATCCGCACTGCGTGATCGTGCTGCCGGAGATCTCGGCCGCGCTGGCGAAGCAATACGGCCCGGACATCGAAGTGCACAAAAACTTCCCCAACCGCATCAACGTGCAGTTCCTCCGGGTGCTCGACCGGCAGAACGTCCGGATCGAGATCTGGGAGCGCGGCGCCGGCTACACGCTGGCCTCGGGCAGCAGCTCCAGCGCCTCCGCCGCCGTGGCGCACAAGCTCGGCCTCGTCGACGCCAAGCTGACCGTGCACATGCCCGGCGGGCGCATCGGCATCGAGATCGCCCCCGATTTTGCCATCCGGATGACCGGCCCCACCACCCGCGTGGCGGAGGGCCGGCTGGACGTGGAGCTTTTCTCAATCACGGTCTAA